A region from the Excalfactoria chinensis isolate bCotChi1 chromosome 11, bCotChi1.hap2, whole genome shotgun sequence genome encodes:
- the B3GNT9 gene encoding UDP-GlcNAc:betaGal beta-1,3-N-acetylglucosaminyltransferase 9, producing MSVPDSSATAFSSPRKTAGTMRVHLKGDAICTLFLVVALCSVLYTQFEYLAPKGDKELTQKKPSVTQRTLSDPRAPGRPTLTEATVPRPRVIPITRQTEVSNGRVQTATPAPSTDSAFNFKHYLLNKDNRNFNLLINQPKKCRRIPGGPFLLIAIKSVVEDFDRREIVRKTWGREGLVNGEQIQRVFLLGTPKNTTSLATWETLMNQESQAYRDILLWDFMDTFFNLTLKEIHFLNWAAEFCHNVKFIFKGDADVFVNIENIVDFLERHDPTEDLFVGDIIYNARPIRIRKSKYYIPETMYGLSIYPAYAGGGGFLLSSSTMRKLSKACGEVELFPIDDVFLGMCLQRISLKPILHEGFKTFGIVKPSAAPHLQTFDPCFYKDLMVVHSLRVAEIWLMWNLLHSPRLSCTQKRQVKKPFQWKRKAQIAMQVSPLS from the coding sequence ATGAGTGTGCCAGACAGCTCAGCCACAGCTTTTAGCAGCCCCAGGAAGACCGCAGGGACAATGAGAGTTCATCTCAAGGGGGATGCGATCTGTACCCTTTTTCTGGTGGTAGCACTTTGCTCTGTGCTCTACACCCAGTTCGAGTACTTAGCCCCCAAAGGGGACAAGGAGCTGACGCAGAAGAAGCCTTCAGTAACACAGAGAACACTCTCTGACCCCAGAGCACCTGGGAGACCCACACTGACTGAGGCAACGGTACCCAGACCCCGAGTAATTCCTATCACTAGACAAACAGAAGTGTCTAACGGCAGGGTCCAAACTGCAACTCCAGCCCCGTCAACTGATTCTGCCTTCAATTTCAAGCATTACCTCCTCAACAAGGACAACAGGAACTTCAACCTCCTCATTAACCAGCCCAAGAAATGCAGGAGAATACCTGGAGGTCCCTTTCTGCTCATTGCCATCAAATCAGTAGTTGAAGACTTTGACAGACGGGAGATTGTCCGGAAAACCTGGGGCAGGGAAGGTTTGGTGAATGGGGAGCAGATTCAGAGAGTGTTCCTCCTGGGGACACCAAAGAATACGACATCATTGGCAACGTGGGAGACCCTGATGAACCAGGAGAGTCAGGCATACCGAGACATTTTACTCTGGGATTTCATGGACACTTTCTTCAACCTGACTCTGAAGGAGATCCACTTTCTGAACTGGGCTGCTGAATTCTGCCACAAtgtgaaattcatttttaaaggcGATGCTGATGTTTTTGTCAACATCGAGAACATTGTTGACTTCCTCGAGAGACATGACCCCACCGAGGACCTCTTTGTTGGAGACATCATCTACAATGCCCGTCCCATCCGCATCCGGAAGAGTAAATACTATATCCCAGAGACCATGTATGGCCTCAGCATCTACCCAGCCTAcgcaggaggaggaggtttcTTGCTGTCCAGCTCCACTATGAGGAAGCTGTCCAAGGCTTGTGGAGAGGTAGAACTCTTCCCCATCGATGATGTTTTTTTGGGCATGTGCTTACAGAGAATCAGCCTCAAACCCATTTTGCATGAAGGATTCAAGACCTTTGGTATTGTCAAGCCTTCTGCAGCCCCACACCTACAGACATTTGACCCCTGTTTTTACAAGGACCTGATGGTAGTTCACAGTCTGAGAGTTGCTGAGATCTGGCTCATGTGGAACCTGCTCCATAGCCCAAGGCTTTCCTGTACTCAGAAGAGGCAAGTGAAGAAGCCTTTCcagtggaaaaggaaagcacaaatTGCAATGCAGGTGTCACCCCTCAGTTAA